In one Paenibacillus sp. JQZ6Y-1 genomic region, the following are encoded:
- a CDS encoding glucose-1-phosphate adenylyltransferase, with protein MKQTNKDCIAMLLAGGEGRRLAPLTSIIAKPAVPFGGDYKIIDFPLSNCVNSGIDTVGVLTQYEAQSLHDHIGQGNAWSTADQSMNITLLSSERTGEYTGTADAIYKNIEYIDALKPKDVLILSGDHIYHMDYTEMLQYHNENKAQATIAVVEVPWDEASRFGVMSTDDDMNITKFSEKPAQPESNLASMGIYVFDWQYLRQHLVADAAQANSSHDFGKNIIPQMLADGEKVVAYEFLGYWRDVGTINSLWEAHMDILQHNRQFELKNSEWPMFSADFNPLENNNHATAPDCSMVSSKAVLDGAVEQSVVFNGSTIGKQAEVKNSVIMPGASIGKHARIQYAIIAEGATVKDGASVIGTPDEIAVVAPHDTVYAKPSVRTQPARLLQEVYDKSGRVHAGGMSS; from the coding sequence ATGAAACAGACAAATAAAGATTGCATCGCGATGTTGCTAGCTGGCGGAGAAGGACGCAGACTGGCTCCTTTGACTTCCATCATTGCCAAACCGGCAGTACCGTTTGGCGGCGACTACAAGATTATTGACTTTCCTCTTAGCAACTGTGTGAATTCCGGGATCGATACAGTCGGGGTATTGACCCAGTATGAAGCACAATCACTGCATGACCATATCGGTCAAGGCAACGCGTGGTCTACGGCAGACCAATCTATGAACATTACGCTGCTGTCGTCCGAACGGACAGGTGAATACACCGGTACAGCAGATGCTATTTATAAAAATATTGAATACATTGATGCACTGAAACCAAAAGATGTGCTGATCCTGTCAGGAGATCACATCTATCATATGGATTACACCGAAATGCTGCAATACCACAACGAAAATAAAGCACAAGCGACCATCGCTGTAGTGGAAGTACCGTGGGATGAAGCAAGTCGTTTCGGTGTGATGAGCACAGATGACGATATGAACATCACCAAATTCTCTGAAAAACCAGCTCAACCGGAAAGTAATCTTGCTTCCATGGGTATTTATGTATTTGACTGGCAGTATCTGAGACAACATCTGGTTGCTGATGCGGCACAAGCTAATTCCAGCCATGACTTTGGTAAAAACATCATTCCGCAAATGCTAGCAGATGGCGAGAAAGTCGTTGCTTACGAATTCCTCGGCTACTGGAGAGATGTAGGTACAATCAACAGTCTGTGGGAAGCTCATATGGACATCCTGCAGCACAATCGCCAATTTGAATTAAAAAATTCCGAATGGCCAATGTTCTCCGCTGATTTTAATCCGCTGGAAAACAATAATCATGCAACAGCACCGGATTGCTCTATGGTGAGCAGCAAAGCGGTATTGGATGGCGCAGTTGAACAATCCGTTGTCTTCAACGGTTCCACCATCGGCAAACAAGCGGAAGTGAAAAACAGCGTCATTATGCCGGGCGCATCTATCGGTAAGCACGCACGCATTCAGTATGCTATTATAGCGGAAGGCGCAACTGTCAAAGACGGCGCTAGCGTGATTGGTACACCGGACGAGATTGCTGTCGTTGCACCACACGATACTGTATATGCGAAACCATCCGTACGTACGCAACCAGCACGTTTGTTGCAAGAAGTGTACGACAAATCGGGTCGCGTTCACGCAGGCGGTATGTCCTCCTAA
- a CDS encoding GNAT family N-acetyltransferase encodes MPLEQQPTSIEGLQIRPAVEGEEQLITDFLVEAADWMEEKGIGQWRRVLFTPELIRSYFIEREVYVAEYQGEPAGMFTLQQGDMEYWQDKNDESYYYLHRLTVLRKFRGHHLGAAMLDWAVERTAQQGKKGLRLDCLAELVPLNRFYQQQDFRYMGTHEVKGKLANLYEKLPPAVEHELRLQYFGERDFYTVLGWTEQQDAQMLMQWAGPLWDYPLQRSDLEAYIADANHPAYSDWLIYAVVNRKSGQTVGHMALGRIDRKNKSARLSRVLVGDPHARGKGYGRQMVMEGLRIGFEALGLHRITLAVFDYNEQAAGLYESCGFRKEGLLRDTALIEGKYYSVYEMAILEDEWRAQLHSH; translated from the coding sequence ATGCCATTAGAACAGCAACCGACTTCGATCGAAGGATTGCAGATCCGTCCAGCGGTGGAGGGAGAAGAGCAGCTAATTACCGATTTTCTGGTTGAAGCGGCGGATTGGATGGAGGAGAAAGGCATCGGACAGTGGCGCCGAGTGTTGTTCACACCGGAACTGATCCGCAGTTATTTTATCGAGCGTGAAGTGTATGTAGCAGAGTATCAAGGCGAGCCTGCGGGTATGTTTACGCTACAGCAGGGCGATATGGAGTACTGGCAGGATAAAAATGACGAATCCTACTACTATTTGCATCGTCTGACTGTGTTACGCAAATTCCGTGGTCACCATCTGGGAGCGGCGATGCTTGATTGGGCGGTAGAACGAACTGCTCAACAGGGGAAAAAGGGGCTGCGTCTTGATTGTCTAGCAGAGCTGGTACCGCTGAATCGTTTTTATCAGCAGCAGGATTTTCGATATATGGGCACTCATGAGGTCAAAGGCAAGCTCGCCAATCTCTATGAAAAACTGCCGCCTGCGGTTGAACATGAACTGCGTCTGCAATATTTTGGCGAACGTGATTTTTATACGGTACTGGGCTGGACAGAGCAGCAAGATGCTCAGATGTTGATGCAGTGGGCGGGTCCATTATGGGACTATCCGTTACAGCGCTCAGATCTGGAAGCTTATATCGCAGATGCCAACCATCCTGCTTACTCAGATTGGCTGATCTATGCAGTAGTGAATCGCAAAAGCGGTCAAACGGTCGGTCATATGGCATTAGGCAGAATCGATCGCAAAAATAAATCCGCGCGTCTATCTCGTGTACTTGTTGGCGATCCGCATGCTCGCGGCAAAGGCTATGGGCGACAGATGGTGATGGAAGGGCTACGCATTGGCTTTGAAGCATTGGGGCTGCATCGGATTACGTTAGCTGTCTTTGATTATAATGAGCAGGCTGCGGGCTTGTATGAGTCATGTGGCTTTCGCAAAGAAGGATTGCTGCGCGATACGGCGCTGATCGAGGGCAAGTACTACAGCGTCTATGAAATGGCTATTCTGGAAGACGAATGGCGTGCGCAATTGCATTCACATTGA